One window of the Salvelinus alpinus chromosome 13, SLU_Salpinus.1, whole genome shotgun sequence genome contains the following:
- the LOC139537940 gene encoding platelet glycoprotein Ib alpha chain-like encodes MVMEDFPTQSISLSYTDGYQSNRTSNDTLCKLAVQFIVRVDPPVPSCMEGLYLPMFLSPTPAQGALLYASADQPLEITVRAQATNSTVSELLVSGPSSITENTIVPGEYILRWTPTEDEEGGYYPVCFIALGVKDSSLYHSELRCVIVSVGKTSAIITTAEPTTSPPLTINLPTTEEPTTSPPLTINLTATEEPTTSPPLTINLTTTEEPTTSPPLTINLTTTEEPTTSPHLTINLTTTEEPTTSPPLTINLTTTEEPTTSPPLTINLTTTEEPTTSPPLTINLTTTEEPTTSSPLTNLTTTQIAPAPPTTTQTTTELTTTPTNVNTYGPTTTTAPTTTTILSTNPTTDLTTHIVDSTTKSSGPRYVVVLRIKLSSLIQLTDDYIRNEVLQQLREELIRGGLPGDFTLRLRATHEIS; translated from the exons TGGACCCCCCGGTTCCATCCTGTATGGAGGGGCTGTACCTACCCATGTTCCTGTCTCCAACACCAGCCCAGGGTGCACTGCTGTACGCCTCTGCAGACCAACCCCTGGAAATCACTGTCAGAGCACAGGCTACCAACTCTAC GGTTTCAGAGCTGTTGGTGAGTGGACCTTCCAGTATCACAGAGAACACCATTGTCCCAGGAGAATACATTCTAAGATGGACGCCCactgaggatgaggagggagggtaCTATCCTGTGTGCTTCATCGCTCTGGGAGTGAAGGACAG TTCCTTGTATCACTCTGAGCTGCGCTGTGTGATCGTCAGCGTTGGAAAGACAAGCG CCATCATAACCACAGCGGAACCAACAACCTCCCCTCCTCTGACAATAAACCTCCCGACCACAGAGGAACCAACAACCTCTCCTCCTCTGACAATAAACCTCACAGCCACAGAGGAACCAACAACCTCTCCTCCTCTGACAATAAACCTCACAACCACAGAGGAACCAACAACCTCCCCTCCTCTGACAATAAACCTCACAACCACAGAGGAACCAACAACCTCTCCTCATCTGACAATAAACCTCACAACCACAGAGGAACCAACAACCTCCCCTCCTCTGACAATAAACCTCACAACCACAGAGGAACCAACAACCTCTCCTCCTCTGACAATAAACCTCACAACCACAGAGGAACCAACAACCTCTCCTCCTCTGACAATAAACCTCACAACCACAGAGGAACCAacaacctcctctcctctgacaAACCTCACGACCACACAGATTGCACCTGCACCTCCAACTACCACCCAAACAACTACTGAACTCACAACCACACCCACAAATGTCAATACATACGGACCCACAACTACCACAGCACCAACAACTACCACAATTTTAAGTACAAACCCAACCACCGATCTCACAACCCATATTGTGGACAGTACAACAAAAAGCAGTGGCCCTA GATACGTTGTCGTGCTGAGGATAAAACTGTCTTCTCTGATCCAACTAACAGATGATTACATCAGAAACGAGGTGTTACAGCAG CTCCGTGAGGAACTGATCAGAGGAGGGCTGCCAGGGGACTTCACGCTACGCCTGAGAGCCACTCATGAGATCAGCTGA
- the LOC139537941 gene encoding putative nuclease HARBI1, which produces MSSSPSLATEDSVTSKRSSIGLQMVCNADCVISNVVAKWPGSVHDSRIFRASEIYQCLSQGEFSGVLLGDRGYGCQPFLLTPFTDPQEAQQAYNHAHARTRARVEMTFGLLKARFHCLHKLRVSPVRACDITVACAVLHNVACLRKERAPRVPPAMDWDNPAIFPDDDSGRLLRDQYVLNYFS; this is translated from the exons atgtcttcatctccttccctggccacagaagactctgtgacatcaaagaggagttctataggattgcag atggtctgcaatgctgactgtgtgatcagcaatgttgtggcaaaatggcctggctcagtccatgactccagaatctttcgggcctctgaaatctatcagtgcctatcacaag gtgaattctctggtgtgttgctgggagacagggggtatggctgccagccttttctcctgacacctttcacagacccccaggaagcacagcaggcctacaaccatgcccatgccaggaccagggccagagttgaaatgacctttggcctcctgaaggcacgctttcactgccttcacaaattaagggtcagccctgttagggcatgtgatattactgtggcttgtgctgtcctccacaatgtggcctgcctgaggaaggagagggcccccagagtgccaccagccatggactgggacaatccggcaatcttccctgatgacgacagtggtcggctgctgagggaccaatatgtgttgaattattttagttag